The following nucleotide sequence is from bacterium.
AAATCGTAAACGCTTTCCGACCGCATTTTCTCCGGGCCACGCCTGCCTGGCAAGTTTCTCGTTTACAATAACCGCAAAAGGCCGCGATTCATCATCGTCTGAAGAAAAAGGACGTCCTTGCAGCAGTGCGATTTGTAAAGTTTCAAAATATCCGGGAGTCACCGAACGAAAAGAAGCATGTGGAGAAAGAGAGGGTTCCCTCTGCGGACGGTCTTCCCTGTGATACGGAACTTCGAAATCGATACCGAATTTTCCCATCGGAATCACAGTCCCCGCAGCGGCATTTCTAACCCCGGGAATCTCTTTTAGTCCGGCAATCAAATTTTGATAGTAGTCCGATTTTTTGGCAGGATCCGTGTACTTCGGACCGTCGAGCGCCTGTTGAATCACCACAATATCGTTTGCTAGAAAGCCGGGTTGGACACTACTCATGCGAATAAAACTCTGGACCAATAAAGCTGCAGATACAACAAGCACAAAAGAGAAAGCAATCTGAATAATGACAAGAATTTTCCGGATCATTGCGCCCAGACCGCCGGCAACGGCACTTCTTCCTTCTCTCAGCGCGGCACCGATTTCGCGATCCTGAAAGTGGATCGCCGGCGACATGCCGAATAGCAATCCGGCCAGAGTTGTGATCACCAGCGTGTAGACCAAACTTTCATTCTCGACTTGAACCGTGATTAAGCCGGGAAGAATTTGCGGTTCCAGATACAGGAACATGCTCACCAGCCATTGGGCGAACAAAAATCCTGCGGCGCCACCGGCAATGAACAAAACCAGATTTTCCGTGAGTAGCTGGCGGAAAAGGCGCCACTTTGATGCTCCCAACAACATCCGAAGTGTGAATTCACGCTTGCGGTCAAATGCGCGAATCATCATGAGATTCGATATGTTTGAGCAGGAAATAAGGAGCACCAACGTCACCGCAATGGAAAGAATCATCAATGGAGTTCGAAGTGAGGAGGTCAGGTGTTGTTGCATTGGAATTAATGCAATCCCCTCTCTGGCGTTCGAGGATGGATACTCTTTCTCCAATTTCGCAGCGATCGAATCGAGATCCGTCCGGGCCTGTTCATCCGTGACTCCCTGTTTTAAACGCGCGAGAACTTGAAGATAATTCTGGCCACGATCGATTTCATTCGCGCGCAACAACAACGGAATCCAGATTTCCGCATCACCTGAGGGACTCCTGAAATGCTCGGGCATCACTCCGACAATGCGATACTTCTCCTCATCCAGTTGTATCAAGCTACCCACGGCAGCGCGGCTGGATGCGAAATGTGATTGCCAGAAACCATGACTGAGTACAGCGACGTTGCTGGTTGTTTTTTCCTCCTCATCTAAAAACGTTCTTCCCAGTGACGCATCCGTCTTTAATACTGAGAAAAAATTTGCCGTCACAGAGACCGCATCGATTTCTTTTGCGGGAACCTGACTTGTTAAAGTCATCGAAGAGGGTCTTGTCCATGCGGCGATTCCTTCGAGTGTCCGGTTCCGCTCACGCCAGTCGATCAAGTTCGAAACCGATGTCATTTTCAAATCAGCGCGCGCCGTTCGGTCGATTTCCCACAAACGTACGAGCTTGTTGAATTCCGGAAACGGGAGAGGCTGAATCAACACAGCGTGAACAATGCTGAAAATCGCCGTATTCGCGCCGGTTCCGAGTGCCAGAATCAAAATGATGATCGCGGTAAAACCAGGACGCTTTCGCACGGTTCGGATCGAATTTCTCAGCTCACTTGTGAAATTCTGCATTACCGTTCAGCTTAATGCAATTTAAGATGCCGCTCCATATTTAAGGTGCAGACAGCACAGAATCGGTGCCGAACGGACGAAAAAACAAATGTAAAGGCCCGCCCCCTCCTGGTAAAAGAATGAGTTGACAAAGTCAACTCATTGTAGGAATGCTGTATCTAACTTATGGATGTGGAAGAGTGGATGGAAAAGGCGGATGATCTTCAGGATAAGGAATTACAAGATTTTCGGCGGACCATCTGTCTTTTGGGAAGTCATCACGGTGTTGCAGCTGTGGGCTCTTGCAAAAGGTGTCGCGGATACACGAGCAGCATGTCAATGCAGATTTGCAAGTCTTGCGGTGAGAAGCTAGGCGTATGCCCGTTTGATTTGTTCATGGTTGGTTGGGGAGATGACTCTATTGGAAATGCGGAAGCTCTGGCAATCAACTGGTTGGCGCTATGGATGAGGGGTTTCTCTTACGAAAGAAAGGCAGCGAAACGGGCTTTGCCACAATTCAAGATAATCAAAGTTGTTCAGGCTTTTCAGAAAATGGAATCAGCAGCAAAAGACCTTCCCGTTAGGCAGAATCGTTCTCCTGCTCGCGCTGAGATGATCATTGGTTTTCGGGGTATGCTTCCAGAATCAGTCGTACCGGGAGGTTCCTTTCTTGGCGGCATTGTTGTTCGCGTGAATCCGAAGCTCCGGAGCTGCCTGGTCCGCACGGAGGAAGCAGTTCATCTTGAAGATCTCGCTGCCTTTGATTCTACCCTCGCCTTCATCGAATTGAATTCAATGTACTGATCTTTGTTCCCTTCGTTATCTTCTGTTTAGAAAATCTGTGTTCATCTGTGTTTATCTGTGGTTTCATTGAACCGTGCCATTCATCGATGTGGCAGGAAAACAGCTCGAGTACGAACGTTGGGTCAACCCGG
It contains:
- a CDS encoding ABC transporter permease, yielding MQNFTSELRNSIRTVRKRPGFTAIIILILALGTGANTAIFSIVHAVLIQPLPFPEFNKLVRLWEIDRTARADLKMTSVSNLIDWRERNRTLEGIAAWTRPSSMTLTSQVPAKEIDAVSVTANFFSVLKTDASLGRTFLDEEEKTTSNVAVLSHGFWQSHFASSRAAVGSLIQLDEEKYRIVGVMPEHFRSPSGDAEIWIPLLLRANEIDRGQNYLQVLARLKQGVTDEQARTDLDSIAAKLEKEYPSSNAREGIALIPMQQHLTSSLRTPLMILSIAVTLVLLISCSNISNLMMIRAFDRKREFTLRMLLGASKWRLFRQLLTENLVLFIAGGAAGFLFAQWLVSMFLYLEPQILPGLITVQVENESLVYTLVITTLAGLLFGMSPAIHFQDREIGAALREGRSAVAGGLGAMIRKILVIIQIAFSFVLVVSAALLVQSFIRMSSVQPGFLANDIVVIQQALDGPKYTDPAKKSDYYQNLIAGLKEIPGVRNAAAGTVIPMGKFGIDFEVPYHREDRPQREPSLSPHASFRSVTPGYFETLQIALLQGRPFSSDDDESRPFAVIVNEKLARQAWPGENAVGKRLRFFWADWQTYQVVGVVATTHSYGLLSDAVPELYVPDAQIPYSVMNVVVRFNQIHVDSASQIRDAFLKIDPLQPAQDITTLKQLSDESTGRERFVASLVGSFAFLGFILALAGVYGMLSFDTVRRTREIGLRMALGATRGEIRIWILKKGSSLVLFGIAIGLCCAWVASTLLQKFLFGVQGNDPVTLLSASLSLFFAAIIACMIPAERAASLDPNLALHYE